A single region of the Triplophysa dalaica isolate WHDGS20190420 chromosome 15, ASM1584641v1, whole genome shotgun sequence genome encodes:
- the edrf1 gene encoding LOW QUALITY PROTEIN: erythroid differentiation-related factor 1 (The sequence of the model RefSeq protein was modified relative to this genomic sequence to represent the inferred CDS: substituted 1 base at 1 genomic stop codon): protein MSSQDNKTESEQTEEQQTGAASEDNKQEAVVCLGNNEVKSRAVVKYSAAPPPSTYALLQEKTDLKLPPANWLRENAQLGPAGTTVLGSSRKSKPFSSFGMAYDFIDSIGDDVDVVSDSENIKKLLKIPYSKSHVSMAVHRVGGTLLLDDLDIQELFMRSSQTGDWTWLKEFYQRLIDQKWQRKKKSKEHWNEKAILSKFLYYSINSTGAAVPVPDTDQTADDGCGSGGGGPSWPATYNSSSPDPEEPAIPKEEQVDTYALGHVSSVHKEQNLPTLFDEGENSQGLKNDFARNILWTFEDIHMLVGSNMPIFGGGRYPAVSLQLRDNNKPINILTGIDYWLDNLMCNVPELVMCFHVNGIVQKYEMIKTEDIPDLENSRFSTRVVKDIAQNILSFLKSNCTKEGHTYWLFKASGSDIVKLYDLTTLCEEAAEEKCQNPFTLPVAVLLYKVASNMMLKKSQNRKNYDTVRTLLLNCIKLLNEERHPQIIASAHYMLAELFQLDDVNEEVGNGESLRGGGSEDSYSDEDEEEEEDEDDSCSYGSSSKPQDDSKAVAVIKSVGELSVPEKYKSTHQIRPNCAFPVSQDKVEKCRLVLSYVLKGLKAVDSSIKKETDLPAADPSTPIPLKYEERSQSGAREVEKEIALLLDRGXSFSSNSTRERCCPHHHYSRFSVVHFSVVPCNEDLKMPTRSGMLPGSWHHRVKQQLFLKASKAYYILSDSATNLLKYGRALRYIKLALQCHDAYCSISGGLHPQVLLFHCQCLSLCGDVQLMLAQNASNRAAYLEEYSYQTKDDQEILHCLHRESSCQAFSMATDLATDLEYQLIISCKCYEAAHDLLTSGVLKDLGQEQLGQVLKRLGNIRNEMGVFYMNQAAAMQTEKEGVRRTVCVAEQELWKKSFSCFEKGMQNFQAISDSVNTALLLCNIGRLMRICAQAHCVMTSENSRGEFSPEEALYYNKAKDYYQRALKSLGCRDSHLAVWDSVNWELSTTYFTLATLLQDYAPLSRKAQEQIEREVTETMMKSLRYCDLKTESARQPLYQYRAATIHHRLASMYHSCYRNQVGDESIRKQHKTQAEQHYSKAVRLFVNLSDAPCELLRTLLERVAFAEFTMAGQNSNTVKLKTLTGALETMCETRHAFKLIHKELLELQDKVMLTPEASDKAEDVQGSDSTSSELNTEEVVKLIGVFVPSFSFLLLQMIKLSTASKRKLSVKEEEQVKVYKNVYSRLLRAEKSIPLIQRVSLFLDLLDQLNPPTGSDETTSKS, encoded by the exons ATGAGCTCTCAGGATAACAAGACAGAGTCAGAGCAGACAGAAGAGCAGCAGACCGGGGCTGCCAGTGAAGACAACAAACag GAGGCTGTTGTTTGTCTGGGCAACAATGAAGTGAAGAGTCGTGCAGTTGTGAAGTATTCGGCCGCTCCGCCTCCCAGCACATATGCATTACTGCAGGAGAAGACCGACCTCAAACTGCCTCCTGCTAACTGGCTCCGAGAGAATGCCCAGCTGGGACCTGCAGGGACCACGGTGCTGGGTTCCAGCAGGAAAAGCAAACCTTTCTCCAG TTTTGGGATGGCATATGACTTTATCGACAGCATTGGCGATGATGTTGACGTTGTGTCTGATTCAGAG AACATTAAGAAGTTGCTAAAGATCCCGTACAGTAAATCTCATGTCAGCATGGCCGTTCATCGAGTGGGCGGCACTCTGCTGCTGGATGACCTCGACATTCAGGAGCTCTTCATGAGATCATCACAG ACCGGAGACTGGACGTGGCTGAAGGAGTTTTATCAGCGTCTCATCGACCAGAAGTggcagagaaagaagaaaagtaaAGAGCATTGGAACGAGAAAGCCATTCTCTCCAAATTTCTCTATTACAG CATTAACAGTACTGGGGCGGCTGTGCCCGTGCCAGATACAGACCAGACAGCAGACGACGGCTGTGGGTCGGGGGGCGGAGGGCCGTCTTGGCCTGCCACCTACAACAGCTCCTCACCTGATCCAGAAGAGCCTGCTATACCAAAGGAG GAGCAGGTGGACACATATGCTTTGGGTCATGTGTCTTCAGTTCATAAAGAGCAGAACCTGCCAACGCTGTTCGATGAAGGAGAAAATAGTCAG GGTTTAAAGAACGACTTCGCCCGGAATATTTTATGGACTTTTGAGGACATCCACATGCTTGTGGGATCAAATATGCCGATATTTGGAGGTGGTCGATACCCAGCAGTCAGTCTACAACTCAG GGACAACAATAAACCAATCAACATCCTCACAGGAATTGACTACTGGCTGGATAATTTGATGTGTAACGTACCAGAGTTGGTCATGTGTTTTCACGTCAATGGCATCGTACAG AAATATGAGATGATAAAAACAGAAGACATCCCAGATTTGGAAAATTCCAGATTCTCGACACGAGTCGTGAAGGACATTGCGCAGAACATCCTGTCTTTCCTAAAATCCAACTGTACCAAAGAAGGCCACACCTATTGGCTCTTTAAAG CCAGTGGAAGTGACATCGTGAAGCTGTATGACCTCACGACTCTGTGCGAGGAAGCGGCTGAGGAGAAATGCCAAAATCCGTTCACGCTTCCTGTAGCTGTGCTGCTCTACAA AGTGGCCAGTAACATGATGCTAAAGAAAAGCCAAAACAGGAAGAACTACGACACAGTCCGAACTCTGCTGCTCAACTGTATCAAACTGCTGAATGAGGAAAGACATCCACAG ATCATCGCCTCTGCCCACTACATGCTAGCAGAACTGTTCCAGTTAGATGATGTGAACGAAGAAGTGGGCAACGGGGAATCTCTGAGGGGGGGCGGCTCTGAAGATAGCTACAGTGACgaagatgaggaggaggaggaagatgaagacGACAGCTGTTCCTACGGCAGCTCCTCTAAGCCGCAGGACGACTCCAAAGCCGTGGCGGTTATAAAGTCTGTTGGCGAGCTGTCTGTTCCTGAGAAATACAAGAGCACTCACCAGATCAGA CCTAACTGTGCCTTCCCTGTGTCGCAAGACAAAGTGGAGAAGTGTCGACTGGTTCTCAGCTATGTTCTTAAG GGTCTGAAGGCAGTAGACAGCAGTATAAAGAAAGAAACCGACCTGCCTGCCGCTGACCCCAGCACCCCCATTCCTCTTAAGTATGAGGAGAGATCTCAGAGCGGAGCGAGAGAAGTGGAGAAGGAGATCGCACTCCTGCTGGACAGAGGTTAGTCATTCTCCTCTAACTCGACCAGAGAGCGATGTTGTCCTCATCATCATTACTCACGTTTCTCTGTCGTGCATTTTTCAGTCGTTCCGTGTAATGAGGACCTGAAGATGCCGACACGCTCCGGAATGCTCCCGGGCAGCTGGCATCACCGTGTGAAACAGCAGCTCTTCCTGAAAGCGTCGAAGGCATACTACATCCTGTCAGATTCTGCCACCAACCTGCTGAAGTACGGCCGTGCACTGCGTTACATCAAACTGGCTCTGCAGTGCCATG aTGCGTATTGCTCCATCAGCGGTGGTCTCCACCCACAGGTGCTCCTGTTCCACTGTCAGTGTCTGTCTCTGTGCGGTGATGTTCAGCTGATGTTGGCTCAAAACGCCTCCAACAGAGCCGCATATCTAGAGGAATACAGCTATCAGACCAAAGATGACCAGGAGATCTTACACTGCTTGCACCGCGAGAGCTCCTGCCAAG CCTTTAGCATGGCCACCGATCTGGCCACAGACCTCGAATACCAGCTGATCATCAGCTGTAAGTGTTATGAGGCGGCCCATGACCTGTTGACCTCTGGAGTTCTGAAAGATTTGGGACAGGAGCAGCTAGGTCAGGTTCTAAAGCGCCTAGGCAACATCCGCAACGAGATGGGCGTCTTCTATATGAACCAAGCGGCGGCCATGCAGACCGAGAAAGAAGGAG TGCGGAGGACCGTCTGCGTGGCAGAGCAGGAGTTGTGGAAGAAGAGTTTCTCATGTTTCGAGAAGGGAATGCAGAATTTCCAAGCGATTTCAGACTCCGTGAACACAGCCCTGCTGCTGTGTAACATCGGGCGGCTCATGCGGATCTGCGCACAGGCTCACTGCGTCATGACATCAGAAAACAGCCGCGGGGAGTTCTCGCCCGAAGAAGCTCTCTACTACAATAAG gCAAAAGATTATTATCAGAGGGCCCTGAAGTCTCTGGGATGCCGGGACAGTCATTTAGCAGTCTGGGATTCTGTGAACTGGGAACTTTCAACAACATATTTTACTTTGGCCACACTGCTGCAAGATTACGCTCCGCTGTCCCGCAAAGCACAAGAGCAG ATCGAGAGGGAAGTCACCGAGACCATGATGAAGTCACTGCGCTACTGCGACCTGAAGACAGAATCTGCTCGCCAGCCGCTCTACCAGTACAGAGCTGCAACCATCCACCACAGACTGGCTTCCATGTACCACAGTTGTTACCGTAACCAG GTCGGAGACGAGAGCATCAGGAAGCAACACAAGACTCAAGCCGAGCAGCATTACAGCAAAGCCGTGCGGCTCTTCGTAAACCTGAGCGACGCTCCGTGTGAGCTGCTGCGAACGCTGCTGGAGAGAGTGGCCTTCGCCGAGTTCACCATGGCAG GTCAGAACAGCAACACGGTCAAACTGAAAACTCTGACGGGAGCTCTGGAGACGATGTGTGAAACTCGGCACGCTTTCAAACTCATCCATAAAGAACTGCTGGAGCTACAGGACAAAGTG ATGCTGACTCCAGAAGCCTCTGACAAAGCTGAAGATGTCCAGGGTTCAGATAGCACCTCCTCAGAGTTGAACACCGAAGAAGTTGTGAAGTTAATTGGCGTGTTTGTGCCAAGTTTCTCCTTTCTGCTGTTACAGATGATTAAACTCAGCACTGCAAGCAAACGTAAACTTAG TGTGAAAGAAGAAGAGCAGGTGAAAGTCTATAAGAACGTATATTCTCGGCTGTTGCGGGCTGAGAAGTCCATCCCGCTTATCCAGCGGGTTTCCCTCTTTCTGGATCTACTGGATCAGTTAAACCCGCCCACAGGAAGTGATGAAACAACATCAAAATCTTGA
- the tex36 gene encoding testis-expressed protein 36 has protein sequence MSQGGKRYFNKYKNSGNWFMHIGTPQTEQTRELCTSTGSMLAHGVPQPLIQGDERYPKIFINLEKKTMGRDFAFSVHDNRAALQDAIDVYDVQGFGRKKCLDERRQHNSHFCLCYHDTPLGSEKQDHSAYQADFLPKQETEATEATITRRFPRNHSARSQINAQAQAGECFMWFGKHNSKETISLSVLATSNH, from the exons ATGAGTCAAGGAGGCAAGAGATACTTTAACAAATACAAGAACAGTGGAAACTGG TTTATGCATATAGGTACACCCCAGACAGAACAAACACGAGAACTGTGTACCAGCACAGGTTCAATGCTGGCACATGGAGTCCCTCAACCCCTGATACAAGGAGACGAGAGATACCCCAAAATATTCATTAATCTGGAAAAG AAAACAATGGGCAGAGACTTTGCATTCTCAGTGCATGATAATCGTGCAGCTCTGCAGGACGCTATTGACGTGTATGATGTTCAG GGCTTCGGGCGTAAGAAATGTCTTGATGAGCGACGGCAGCATAACTCTCATTTCTGCCTGTGTTATCATGACACCCCGCTCGGGTCAGAAAAGCAGGACCACTCTGCCTATCAGGCTGACTTCCTGCCCAAACAGGAAACAGAGGCCACAGAAGCCACAATTACAAGACGCTTCCCCAGAAACCACTCAGCGAGGTCTCAAATAAACGCTCAAGCTCAGGCTGGAGAGTGCTTCATGTGGTTTGGGAAACATAACTCTAAAGAGACCATTTCACTAAGTGTACTAGCCACCAGCAACCATTAA
- the tonsl gene encoding tonsoku-like protein, giving the protein MTSTKEIKQLQKAKHKAQSSNNLKEEASLCNQLGEVFAKTGDYRAAIDEHRQELALSEILNDVIGCAVANRKIGECYAELGNFDDALKHQRLHLNLARSVNDAAEEQRAQATIGRTYLFLFDSDQSRESLQHAEDAFKKSLTIVDERLEGTVSSRELSEMRARLLLNLGCVYDGMKEPQRCSDLIRQSIYIAEKNNLMEDLYRANFNLGSIHFRNGQHSRAMRCFEQSKESARKTKDKFSESECFHSIGKILLHLGDFAAARRSLKKSFCLGSQQPAEREAVKRDFKHAIRGCQLEQAASEVSQNFSHEAMGLSEQLGDLYCKVGCYNKALEAYQTQLACAEALDRPARELAVIHVSLAATHTDLRQHHRAVEHYRQELRLRQGNPKEECETWLNIAVCQEEMGDPMEKTDASYTAALSCAEQSGVKQQRRVLRAWLQAQRRCSSSQCDDTETRLQELCERDGRSLEESDDDEEEEEMDNSEPLEDSDIQCSDSDEDLEGYDKMVTGKRKNQRWTRRNEKGESVLHRACIEGNFKQVQYLLDQGHPVNVRDYCGWTPLHEACNYGHEEVVGLLLERGANINDPGGRACEGVTPLHDTLNCGHFSAARILIQRGASVTVRNGKGHTPLDTLRQWFKMYSRELDHETKQECLETEKLLKKALSGDVCVVSAAPLQRGELQDSQLFDAECSEPLLQEDVPPSSQRTAPRRVTSPAHSNSAPRHRDSTGPARRERGMEADVLYGIESNLSDFSDSDFSVSPLRHVRSTSRFPASQSPQKVPPSQEVPSVYGVRNATSSVAKDSSRIQYHKVMQNLGSAKSRLFTQSLSEPASSSTPAVSANSRSALVPEDEYVADDWLEDDLGDVQPKKKRRVSEHNVSQESSWRNQNHFSMSAEVHPKVQSFSSRGLSLKKGASKARQVKMSHLPGMVMLGRREVSRSQSPTMSQDPDPAPPSHQPMPHTSHHVPAPIRMRVRVQDNVFLIPVPHGEGDSCTVAWLCEQAAQRYYQKCGLLPRLSLQKEGALLLPTDPLLAVLHTNEEVFAEVCSWDLPPLPERYRKACQTLTAEENKRVSRLCEVQDNGSCVNVCGLSLPPASLAPLLRALKLQASLTELRLSGNRLNDDLLPELMSAVATMPKLRILDISANQITGEGLGKALDAFEGRSQHAFPCLEELNFSTNPLGDGWAQALATLLSACPLLSTLSLQACSLSARFLQQHRLILANAMNSTGNLRSVCLSHNALGSTGFELVLKTLPLQCLTHLRLSSVCRGSSDQPAVEILTKLLTQVDCTLTHLSLAGNGLTDNSILSLSRCLPVCPSLVSLDLSANPAVTSAGLQSLLDALVEAQRPLTHLNLQGCPVSGPWGDLNLDSLSDHIRDLRLCSQSLNKLDQNALQHSWRQSTDPVNIFSSTSKCMLSVTGASQ; this is encoded by the exons ATGACGTCAACAAAAGAGATCAAAC AGCTGCAGAAAGCTAAACACAAAGCCCAAAGCAGCAATAATCTGAAAGAGGAGGCGAGTCTGTGCAATCAGCTGGGAGAGGTGTTCGCTAAAACAG GAGACTACCGTGCAGCTATCGATGAGCATCGGCAGGAATTAGCACTGTCTGAGATTTTGAATGACGTCATTGGTTGTGCTGTGGCCAATAGGAAGATTGGAGAATGTTACGCCGAGTTAGGCAACTTTGACGACGCTCTTAAG CATCAGAGGCTTCATCTGAATCTGGCGCGATCCGTCAATGATGCGGCAGAGGAGCAGAGAGCCCAGGCCACCATCGGACGGACGTACCTTTTCCTCTTTGATTCTGACCAATCACGGGAGAGCTTGCAGCATGCTGAAGATGCTTTCAAGAAGAGTTTGACCATCGTTGATGAGCGGTTAGAAG GTACAGTTTCATCACGAGAGCTCAGTGAGATGAGAGCTCGTCTTCTGCTTAATCTGGGTTGTGTGTATGATGGGATGAAGGAACCGCAGCGGTGCAGTGATCTTATCCGACAGAGCATCTACATCGCTGA AAAGAACAACCTCATGGAGGATCTTTATCGTGCCAACTTCAACCTGGGCAGCATCCACTTCCGAAACGGGCAGCACTCGCGTGCCATGCGCTGTTTTGAGCAGTCTAAAGAAAGTGCTCGAAAAACCAAGGATAAATTCAGCGAGAGCGAATGTTTCCATAGCATCGGCAAG aTATTGCTTCATCTTGGTGATTTCGCGGCAGCTCGGCGTTCTCTGAAGAAATCTTTCTGTCTGGGCTCTCAGCAGCCTGCAGAACGAGAAGCTGTGAAGAGAGATTTTAAACACG CGATCCGAGGCTGTCAGCTGGAGCAGGCGGCGTCAGAAGTAAGCCAGAATTTTTCGCATGAGGCCATGGGGCTGTCCGAGCAGTTGGGTGATCTCTACTGTAAAGTGGGCTGCTATAACAAGGCTTTGGAAGCGTATCAGACACAG CTGGCGTGTGCGGAGGCTTTAGATAGGCCGGCCCGGGAGTTAGCGGTAATTCACGTGTCGCTTGCGGCCACGCACACGGACCTGCGACAGCATCACAGAGCTGTGGAACATTACAGACAGGAGCTGCGACTGAGACAGGGAAACCCTAAAGAG GAGTGTGAGACGTGGTTGAACATCGCTGTGTGTCAGGAGGAGATGGGAGACCCGATGGAGAAAACGGATGCTAGTTACACCGCAGCTCTGAGCTGCGCTGAGCAATCGGGAGTAAAACAACAG AGGCGGGTCTTGAGGGCGTGGCTACAGGCCCAACGGCGCTGCAGCTCCTCCCAGTGTGACGACACCGAGACGAGGTTGCAGGAGCTGTGTGAGCGTGATGGGCGGAGTCTGGAGGAGAGcgatgatgatgaggaggaggaggagatggaCAACAGTGAGCCGCTGGAGGATAGTGACATCCAGTGCTCAGACTCCg ATGAGGATCTGGAGGGCTATGATAAGATGGTCACGGGCAAGAGAAAGAATCAGAGG TGGACCCGTCGGAATGAAAAGGGCGAGTCTGTTCTTCACAGGGCTTGCATCGAGGGGAATTTCAAGCAGGTCCAATATCTGCTCGACCAG GGTCATCCTGTAAACGTCAGAGATTACTGCGGCTGGACTCCTCTGCATGAGGCATGTAACTACGGTCATGAAG aaGTCGTAGGTTTACTGCTGGAACGTGGTGCGAATATAAATGACCCGGGGGGTCGAGCGTGTGAAGGGGTTACGCCTCTGCATGACACTCTGAACTGCGGACACTTCAGCGCAGCTCGAATTCTGATACAGAGAGGGGCGTCTGTCACCGTTCGCAATGGCAAG GGACACACACCTCTAGACACGCTGCGTCAGTGGTTTAAGATGTACAGTCGAGAGTTAGACCATGAGACCAAGCAGGAATGTTTGGAGACTGAGAAACTTCTGAAGAAGGCTTTATCCGGCGACG tgtgtgttgtgtcGGCTGCTCCGCTCCAGCGGGGGGAGCTACAGGACAGTCAGCTCTTTGATGCTGAGTGTTCAGAACCGCTTCTGCAGGAGGATGTGCCCCCCTCATCGCAACGAACAGCCCCCCGCCGGGTGACCAGCCCCGCCCACAGTAACTCCGCCCCCAGACACAGGGACTCTACTGGCCCAGCTCGCCGTGAACGAGGGATGGAAGCAGATGTCCTGTACGGG ATCGAAAGCAATCTGTCAGATTTTTCCGACTCTGATTTTTCGGTCAGCCCTCTGCGTCATGTTCGGTCAACCTCACGTTTCCCAGCCAGCCAGTCCCCGCAGAAAGTCCCGCCCAGTCAGGAAGTGCCCTCCGTGTATGGGGTCAGAAATGCCACGTCTTCTGTGGCGAAAGATTCGAGCAGAATTCAGTACCATAAGGTCATGCAGAACCTGGGCAGCGCCAAATCACGCCTTTTCACTCAGAGCCTATCAGAGCCGGCCTCCAGCAGCACTCCAGCGGTGTCAGCCAATAGCAGATCAGCGTTGGTCCCCGAAGACGAGTATGTGGCAGACGATTGGTTGGAGGATGACTTGGGAGATGTTCAGCCAAAGAAGAAACGGAGAGTTTCTGAGCATAATGTCTCGCAGGAATCATCTTGGAGGAATCAGAATCATTTCTCCATGTCTGCGGAAGTGCATCCGAAAG TTCAGAGTTTCTCCAGCAGGGGTCTCTCTCTGAAAAAGGGAGCCAGTAAAGCTCGACAAGTGAAGATGAGTCATCTGCCTGGAATGGTGATGTTGGGTAGAAGGGAGGTCAGCAGGTCACAAAGCCCCACCATGAGCCAAGACCCCGACCCTGCACCTCCGTCCCATCAGCCAATG CCACACACCTCTCACCATGTTCCTGCACCAATCAGGATGAGGGTCAGAGTTCAGGACAATGTCTTCTTGATTCCGGTCCCTCATGG TGAGGGGGACTCTTGTACGGTAGCGTGGTTGTGCGAGCAGGCCGCTCAGCGTTACTATCAGAAGTGTGGATTACTGCCGCGCCTCTCCCTGCAGAAAGAGGGCGCTCTACTCCTACCCACAGACCCACTGCTGGCTGTGCTGCACACCAATGAAGAG GTTTTTGCTGAAGTTTGTTCGTGGGATTTGCCTCCACTCCCCGAgcgctacaggaaagcttgtcAGACTCTGACAGCGG AGGAGAACAAACGTGTGTCTCGCTTGTGTGAGGTTCAGGACAACGGTTCCTGCGTGAATGTGTGTGGACTGAGTCTGCCGCCCGCGTCGCTGGCTCCTCTCCTCCGAGCGTTAAAACTACAGGCCAGTCTGACCGAGCTCCGGCTCTCCGGCAACCGTCTGAACGACGACCTCCTACCTGAACTGATGTCTGCCGTGGCCACCATGCCCAAACTGCGGATCTTAGACATATCGGCCAATCAGATCACAGGAGAGGGACTCGGTAAAGCTTTAGACGCTTTCGAGGGGAGGAGTCAACATGCATTTCct TGTCTAGAGGAGTTAAATTTCAGCACGAATCCTCTGGGTGATGGGTGGGCACAAGCACTGGCGACTCTCCTGTCCGCCTGCCCCCTGCTCTCCACGCTGTCCCTGCAAGCATGCAGCCTTTCTGCACGCTTCCTCCAGCAACATCGCCTCATATTGGCCAACGCCATGAACA GCACTGGAAACCTGAGGTCAGTGTGTctgtcccacaatgcactggGCTCCACAGGTTTTGAGCTGGTGTTGAAGACATTACCGCTGCAGTGTCTCACACATCTTCGGCTTTCTTCGGTCTGTAGAGGTTCATCTGATCAGCCTGCCGTTGAAATCCTCACTAAACTTCTAACACAG GTTGActgcacactcacacacttgaGTCTGGCTGGAAACGGTCTTACGGACAACAGCATCCTTTCTCTCTCCAG GTGTCTTCCTGTCTGTCCTTCCCTGGTATCTTTGGACTTATCGGCCAACCCCGCTGTGACCTCAGCAGGACTCCAAAGTCTCCTGGACGCCCTGGTGGAGGCCCAGCGACCTTTGACCCACCTCAATCTTCAAG GTTGTCCGGTGTCTGGCCCCTGGGGTGATCTAAATTTGGACAGCTTATCGGATCACATCCGAGACCTGCGTTTGTGTTCTCAGAGTCTGAATAAACTGGACCAGAATGCACTGCAGCACAGCTGGAGACAAAGCACGGACCCTGTGAACATCTTCTCAAGCACCTCCAAATGCATGCTGAGCGTTACCGGAGCGTCACAGTAA
- the nkl.4 gene encoding NK-lysin tandem duplicate 4 yields MLRMIALVTLLVHTVCTFQYEMYRIPLDKALNEIEESSGEMMAKASQGLPGKCWACKWIMKKLKKRISAGSTQDDIKKKLLSVCDEIGFLKSICKGLVNQYVGTLVEEISTTDNPATICINVGICKQSFNV; encoded by the exons ATGCTCCGCATGATTGCCCTTGTTACCCTGCTGGTGCACACAG TGTGCACTTTTCAATACGAGATGTACAGAATTCCACTGGATAAAGCTCTCAATGAAATTGAAGAAAGCTCT GGTGAGATGATGGCCAAAGCGAGTCAAGGGCTTCCTGGTAAGTGTTGGGCGTGTAAGTGGATTATGAAAAAGCTGAAGAAACGCATCTCTGCCGGCTCAACTCAG GATGACATTAAAAAGAAGCTATTAAGCGTCTGTGATGAGATCGGGTTCCTGAAATCCATCTGCAAGGGTTTGGTCAACCAGTATGTGGGTACTCTGGTTGAAGAGATTTCAACTACAGATAATCCAGCCACCATCTGTATAAATGTCGGCATTTGCAAGCAgagttttaatgtttaa